From a single Miscanthus floridulus cultivar M001 chromosome 8, ASM1932011v1, whole genome shotgun sequence genomic region:
- the LOC136474854 gene encoding uncharacterized protein At3g28850-like, protein MGCTGSRHALRCGVRGGGRSPHARSRSGGVHHTVALKSSTLGSLSLDRDEEEIMKWRDDGGVGAAKTTPPLPLKPQLMRRQKQVPGSLAKTPQVREPEVINVWELMDGLDDKDEDGDADGEKSAPGSPEFDPDVIAAFRKALDEIPPPPDDPPGNEECIKKPDGPGGGGGGDEVGLRKREIQRFPGIVRARVSAFQQRIDAKLAKLAPPQPQPPALPPPPDSTRKVVLYLTSLRGIRKTYEDCWSAKSILQSYGVRVDERDLSMHSGFKDELHAALGSTAGSRLPQVFADGRHLGGAEEVRRMHEAGELSKALEACEMAPPPRSGSKGIALEACSGCGGVRFVPCEECSGSCKVFLEEVGTFTRCPECNENGLVRCPLCSL, encoded by the coding sequence ATGGGCTGCACGGGGTCCAGGCACGCGCTGCGCTGCGGCGTCCGGGGTGGCGGCCGGTCGCCGCACGCGCGGAGCCGCTCCGGCGGCGTTCACCACACCGTCGCGCTCAAGTCCTCCACGCTGGGGTCGCTCAGCCTCGACCGGGACGAGGAGGAGATAATGAAGTGGCGCGACGACGGCGGTGTCGGCGCGGCGAAGacgacgccgccgctgccgctgaagCCGCAGCTGATGCGGCGGCAGAAACAGGTGCCGGGCTCGCTGGCCAAGACGCCGCAGGTCCGCGAGCCCGAGGTGATCAACGTGTGGGAGCTCATGGACGGCCTCGACGACAAGGACGAGGACGGCGACGCCGACGGCGAGAAGTCGGCCCCAGGATCGCCCGAGTTCGATCCGGACGTCATCGCCGCGTTCCGGAAGGCGCTGGATGAGATACCCCCGCCGCCGGACGACCCCCCCGGCAACGAGGAGTGTATCAAGAAGCCTGACGGCCCGGGTGGTGGCGGGGGCGGCGACGAGGTGGGCCTCAGGAAGCGTGAGATACAGAGGTTCCCGGGCATCGTGCGCGCGCGGGTCAGCGCGTTCCAGCAGAGGATAGACGCAAAGCTCGCCAAGCtggcgccgccgcagccgcagccacCGGCTCTGCCGCCCCCGCCGGACAGCACCCGGAAGGTGGTGCTGTACCTGACCAGCCTCCGCGGCATCCGCAAGACGTACGAGGACTGCTGGTCCGCCAAGTCCATTCTGCAGAGCTACGGCGTGCGCGTCGACGAGCGCGACCTGTCGATGCACTCGGGGTTCAAGGACGAGCTCCACGCCGCGCTGGGCTCCACCGCGGGCAGCAGGCTCCCGCAGGTGTTCGCGGACGGCAGGCACCTGGGCGGCGCCGAGGAGGTCCGCCGGATGCATGAGGCCGGCGAGCTGTCGAAGGCGCTCGAGGCCTGCGAGATGGCGCCCCCGCCGAGATCCGGCAGCAAGGGCATTGCCCTGGAGGCGTGCTCCGGCTGCGGCGGCGTGCGGTTCGTGCCCTGCGAGGAGTGCTCCGGCAGCTGCAAGGTGTTCCTCGAGGAAGTGGGCACCTTCACGCGGTGCCCCGAGTGCAACGAGAACGGGCTAGTGCGGTGTCCTCTCTGCTCGTTGTGA